The region CGGTTCCCTCAGGATCTTTGCGAACGTTATACGTCGACGAGACCTGAGGCATGACTTCGTTGAGCAGAGCCTTTTCAAACAGCCGCAGATTCCGCTTCACCGCAGCCGGATCGTTCCATAGGTCGTAGTCGTCGGCAAAATGCATCTCGCCGTATCCCAGCGGCATGACGACGATCATGGGCCGGGCTTTCTTCTGAGCGATCAGGTTGTCGAGGATCAGGTTGGCCTGGCCGAAGCGGTTCCAACTGTCCGGACGATCTCCCCAGACGTGCAGCAGATAGAGGACAGGATAGGGCTTCGCTTTCGGGTCGTATCCGGGTGGGGTATAGACGACGAAGCTGCTGCGGTTCCCCGGCAGACCGACGACGTATTTTGTGACGTACTCGTGCGTGGTCACGGCACCGCGAGGAGCACTTGCCTGCTCCCAGGGCTCCGGTGGACGTCCCGGGATCAGCAGAAGATCGTTTCCGTAGCGCCTCGAGGAGCTCTGAGGATCGTGCACGGTCTGAGGCTTGCCGTCGAGGGCGAAACGATAACCGTAGATCTCTGGGCGCAGAGGTCCAGTGGTAACGCTCCATATGCCATTTGGCTCTTTATGCATCGGAATGCGGGCAGCGCGATTTTCAAGGACCAGCTCTACACTTCTGGCTGCAGGCGCGAAGTAGCGAAAGGTGACAGTATGGTCAGCGTGAATCTCGGTCGATCGAAAACTGGGCGCGGGCTGCGCGGGCACTGGACGGCTGAGAAAAAGTCCCAGGATGACCAGGACCCAGGTGCGGAATGCCTTGCATACCTTGTTGGAACGGCAGGTCATCAACGACAAGTGTAGCGGATGTCGCCTGTAATCCTGAATGTGCAGCGCATAATAGATGGGATGCCATTTCGCTCCGGTTTCGTCTCTATCATCGGCCGCCCCAATGCGGGCAAATCAACTCTGCTGAATGCGCTGCTTGGCCAGAAGCTAGCCATCGTTACCCATAAGCCGCAGACGACGCGCACGCGCATTCATGGGGTGCTGGAGGCGCCGCTGCGCAAGAAGAGCCGCACCGATCCGGGCCGGCCGGCGTCACAGGTTGTGCTGGTCGATACCCCCGGCATCCATAAAGCAGCCACACACCTGGACCGACGCATGATGCAGGAGGTGCAGGATGCACTGGAGTCGCGCGACCTGGTGCTGTTCCTGGTGGACTCGACACATCGGCTTCCGCGCGAGGAAAACGACCGAGAGGATAAGTCGCCGGGAGCGGCAAAACGGAAGCTCTCCGCGGCCGAGGACGAGTTTGCCTTGTCCTTTGTGAAGACGCTTACCTGTCCCGTGATCCTAGTGCTGAACAAGATCGATGCGGTTCCAAAGGCCGATCTGCTGCCGCTGATCGCGCACTGGAGCTCACTCCATAACTTCGCGGCGGTCATTCCGATCTCAGCCCGAAAAAAACAAGGTTTAGATCTTCTGCTGGACCAGGTCGTGGCGAAGCTGCCGGAGGGCAGGCGTTATTTCCCGAAGCATCAGCTGACCGATCAGCCGGAGCGGTTTCTTGTCGCTGAGATCATTCGCGAAAAGATTCTGCTGCTGACGGGGGAGGAGGTTCCTTACGCCACGGCGGTCGTCGTCGAAAAGTTTGAAGAACCCGCCTCAATGAGGAAGATGAAGGATGGCAAGCTGCCGGTCACAAAGATCGCCGCGGCGATCTTCTGCGAGCGCGCCGGACAGAAGGCAATCCTGATCGGCAAGGGCGGCGAGATGCTGAAGCGCATCGGCACGACTGCGCGCAAAGAGATCGAATCGCTGCTGGGCACGCGGGTCTTCCTGGAGCTGTTCGTCAAGGTGCAGGAAGACTGGAGAAGCTCCAGCAGCTTTGTTGAGGACCTCGACTGGCGGCGGCAGTTGGAAGAGATCGCCATGAAGCAGCCCAAGGAGTAAGGGACTGTCATCCAACTCACCGTCTGCTTGCATTTGATTTACGGAATATCTCTAAAGGTGTCATTTCGGCCGAAGCCTCTCACCGTTTTAGCGTGAGAGGCGCAGTGGAGAAATCTGCTTCTCCACCGGAGCCAGGAGGAGTCCCGGGAGAACAGCAGATTCCTCCACTCCGCTGCGCTACGGTCGGAATGACACCTTCAAAAAGAACGGATGTTCCATGACCAGTCGGATGACTCATCCGAGGAATGCGCGGTGCGACTTGACGCCCCTCCGGGGAGTTCATATCCTCCTCGCATCTATAGAATTGCGAGACTACGGCTCGGAGATTGCGGTTCCGGCGTTAGCGATAACGGAATGCAGGACCAGCCCGCATTAGGACAGAACAACGGA is a window of Edaphobacter sp. 12200R-103 DNA encoding:
- a CDS encoding alpha/beta hydrolase-fold protein; this translates as MTCRSNKVCKAFRTWVLVILGLFLSRPVPAQPAPSFRSTEIHADHTVTFRYFAPAARSVELVLENRAARIPMHKEPNGIWSVTTGPLRPEIYGYRFALDGKPQTVHDPQSSSRRYGNDLLLIPGRPPEPWEQASAPRGAVTTHEYVTKYVVGLPGNRSSFVVYTPPGYDPKAKPYPVLYLLHVWGDRPDSWNRFGQANLILDNLIAQKKARPMIVVMPLGYGEMHFADDYDLWNDPAAVKRNLRLFEKALLNEVMPQVSSTYNVRKDPEGTAILGASMGGLESMMIGLGHPERFGWVGGESSALKDLKFDVDLLHFSPSARPVWMVCGKDDELLESNRRLAAWLSKKGQKVQLEEPEGTHSYILWREGLVRFASTLF
- the era gene encoding GTPase Era, which translates into the protein MPFRSGFVSIIGRPNAGKSTLLNALLGQKLAIVTHKPQTTRTRIHGVLEAPLRKKSRTDPGRPASQVVLVDTPGIHKAATHLDRRMMQEVQDALESRDLVLFLVDSTHRLPREENDREDKSPGAAKRKLSAAEDEFALSFVKTLTCPVILVLNKIDAVPKADLLPLIAHWSSLHNFAAVIPISARKKQGLDLLLDQVVAKLPEGRRYFPKHQLTDQPERFLVAEIIREKILLLTGEEVPYATAVVVEKFEEPASMRKMKDGKLPVTKIAAAIFCERAGQKAILIGKGGEMLKRIGTTARKEIESLLGTRVFLELFVKVQEDWRSSSSFVEDLDWRRQLEEIAMKQPKE